Within Deinococcus actinosclerus, the genomic segment TGACCGTCGCGGCCCGCCGGGCCGGCGCGAACCTCAAGAACACCTGAAGACCCCCCCAGTCAGACTGGGCGCCCGGCGACAGCTCCACGAAGGGTCGCCTCCTACGCTGCACGCATGACCGGACTTCCCAGGCAGATCACGCTGCTGCTCGCCACGATCCTCACACTCGTGATGAACTACCTCAGCAACGCCCTCCCGCTCTTCGGCAACTCGAACAAGGAGGTCAGCGACGCCCTCCCGAACGCCTTCACGCCCGCCGGACTCACGTTCGCCGTGTGGGGACCCATCTTCCTGGGCCTGCTGGCCTTCGCCGTGTACCAGGCGCTGCCCGCCCAGCGCGGCCCCCGCTACGACCGGCTGTTCTGGCCGTTCCTGCTGGGCAACCTGCTGAACGTCTCCTGGCTGCTGGCCTTCCAGAGCCTGAACTTCGGCCCCAGCGTCATCATCATGCTGGCCCTGCTCGCCAGCCTGATCTGGCTGTACCTCACCGTGCGCGGCCTGCCGCCCCAGGGCGCGGAACGCTGGACGCTCGCGCTGCCCACCTCCCTGTACCTGGGCTGGATCAGCGTCGCCACCATCGCCAACATCACCGCGTACCTCGTCAGCGTCGGCGTGACAACCGGCGCGCTGGGCCTCAGCGCGCCCGTCTGGTCCGCCGTGCTCGTCGTGATCGCCGCCGCCATCGGCGTGTTCTTCCTGGCCCGCTTCCACGACTACGCCTTCGCCCTCGTCCTCCTGTGGGCCTTCTACGGCGTGTATGTCGCCCGCCCGGACGCCGCGACCGTCGTGACCGGCGTCGCCATCGCCGCCGTGCTCGTCGTGCTGGGCGCCCTGCTCAGCCTGCGCACCCGCCGCACCGCGCTGTAATCTCACCCCCCGGATGGGCCGCTGCGGGCATGACCGGCAGCGGCCCATCTGCGGTCGCTACACTGAACCTCACATGCATCCCGACTCGCCCCTGGCCCTGATCGGCTACCCCGCCCCGGCCGCCCGCGCCCTGCGCGACCTCGGCCTGATCGCCGTGAACGTCCCCACCGACGACCTGCGCGCCGTGCTGGACGCCAGCCGCACGCTGCACTTCACCGGGGCGCTCGTCCACCCCAGCCAGGAGACGCA encodes:
- a CDS encoding tryptophan-rich sensory protein, which produces MTGLPRQITLLLATILTLVMNYLSNALPLFGNSNKEVSDALPNAFTPAGLTFAVWGPIFLGLLAFAVYQALPAQRGPRYDRLFWPFLLGNLLNVSWLLAFQSLNFGPSVIIMLALLASLIWLYLTVRGLPPQGAERWTLALPTSLYLGWISVATIANITAYLVSVGVTTGALGLSAPVWSAVLVVIAAAIGVFFLARFHDYAFALVLLWAFYGVYVARPDAATVVTGVAIAAVLVVLGALLSLRTRRTAL